The Treponema medium genome has a window encoding:
- a CDS encoding SIR2 family protein, giving the protein MLKSDSFIFLLGAGASCDAHIPISSDMMKNVEELVISDEKWRKYRDLYYCIKSGIVNAAGIKGIFSPDAVNIETIVNTMEELLKSYGHPLYPFIGSWIPRLTELCGENLINIRELKTLILDKLCNVWTKCETSEDYEYYNNFFNFQKEYTFPISIFSLNYDLCLEKSIGEVNIQRGFGFDHIWHWENLDESSTIEEPIILYKLHGSIDWKKTDTGEIKESEKIIPEETAIIFGTAYKLQYVDPFLYLVNVFRKKTLSSNTKGIICIGYSFNDEHINGMLSQALKKGENKKIISVAPVINEAEERNRIKKINEEIANRIQFIPEKAKAWLDSLNCKIIEDLLGENDDPF; this is encoded by the coding sequence ATGTTAAAGTCTGATAGTTTTATTTTTTTATTGGGTGCAGGAGCAAGTTGTGATGCTCATATACCAATTTCTTCTGATATGATGAAAAATGTTGAGGAATTAGTAATATCTGATGAGAAATGGCGAAAATATCGTGATTTATATTATTGTATTAAAAGTGGGATAGTAAATGCTGCTGGTATAAAAGGAATTTTCTCACCAGATGCAGTTAATATTGAGACAATTGTTAACACAATGGAAGAATTATTAAAAAGTTATGGGCATCCATTATATCCTTTCATAGGCTCTTGGATACCACGATTAACCGAATTATGTGGAGAAAATTTGATTAATATAAGAGAATTAAAAACTCTTATTCTTGATAAATTATGCAATGTCTGGACAAAGTGTGAAACATCAGAAGATTACGAATACTATAATAATTTTTTCAATTTTCAAAAAGAGTATACTTTTCCTATTTCAATTTTTTCCTTGAATTATGATCTGTGTTTGGAAAAATCGATTGGTGAGGTAAATATACAGCGTGGTTTTGGATTTGACCATATATGGCATTGGGAAAATCTTGATGAATCTTCAACTATAGAAGAACCGATAATCTTATATAAGTTGCATGGATCGATAGATTGGAAAAAAACGGATACGGGTGAAATTAAAGAATCTGAAAAAATAATCCCTGAGGAAACTGCAATTATCTTTGGAACTGCATATAAATTACAATATGTTGATCCTTTTTTATACTTAGTAAATGTTTTCAGAAAAAAAACATTGTCCAGCAATACAAAAGGAATTATCTGCATAGGCTATAGTTTTAACGATGAACATATTAATGGAATGCTTTCACAAGCATTAAAAAAAGGTGAGAATAAAAAAATTATTTCAGTTGCACCAGTTATAAACGAGGCCGAAGAACGCAATAGAATAAAAAAAATTAATGAAGAAATAGCAAATAGAATTCAATTTATCCCTGAAAAAGCAAAAGCGTGGTTGGATTCTCTCAATTGTAAAATAATTGAAGATTTATTGGGAGAAAATGATGATCCTTTTTAG
- a CDS encoding N-6 DNA methylase: MTKKQRIRQEFLEQCNVHTIVRLPNSAFQPYASVATNLLFFTKGEPTREIWYWEHKLPESQKSYSKTKPIRKSEFEPLKAWWNSRVENEHVWKVSIETLKSNSYNMDIKNPYIKEEEVTHTTAELLELLHQSFMKSDALLADLKEWLR, translated from the coding sequence ATGACAAAGAAGCAGAGAATCCGGCAGGAGTTTTTGGAACAGTGTAATGTGCATACGATTGTGCGTTTGCCTAACTCCGCGTTTCAGCCCTATGCAAGCGTTGCGACAAATTTACTGTTCTTTACAAAAGGCGAGCCGACACGGGAAATCTGGTACTGGGAGCATAAACTGCCGGAGAGTCAGAAATCCTACTCCAAAACAAAGCCTATTCGGAAGAGCGAGTTTGAACCGCTGAAAGCATGGTGGAATAGCCGTGTCGAAAATGAACACGTCTGGAAGGTCAGTATTGAAACCTTAAAAAGCAACAGCTATAACATGGATATAAAAAATCCGTATATAAAGGAAGAAGAAGTGACGCACACCACGGCGGAATTGCTGGAGCTACTGCACCAGTCATTTATGAAAAGCGATGCGCTGTTAGCGGATTTGAAGGAATGGCTGAGATAG
- a CDS encoding BrnT family toxin yields MMVVHGKFEWDSNKNEINIKKHGLSFDAILEVFNDPYFIEKIDIEHSTLEEERLIGIGSLNGFVIITIVYTERDRTRLISSRLATKKEEAFYYEQRKNFNC; encoded by the coding sequence ATGATGGTTGTTCACGGAAAATTTGAATGGGACAGTAACAAGAATGAGATAAACATCAAAAAACACGGTCTTTCATTTGATGCAATTCTTGAAGTGTTTAATGATCCATACTTTATCGAAAAGATTGATATTGAACATTCAACACTTGAGGAAGAAAGACTAATAGGGATTGGGAGTTTGAACGGTTTTGTAATAATCACGATTGTGTATACGGAACGTGATAGAACAAGGCTTATTTCTTCACGTCTGGCAACAAAAAAGGAGGAGGCTTTTTATTATGAGCAAAGAAAAAACTTTAACTGCTGA
- a CDS encoding BrnA antitoxin family protein, whose product MSKEKTLTAERVAELRKNIDLSDIPEITDFSGFKPRYPEYFKPKREQVSIRLSKYLIDHFRAMGKGWQTKVNDFLMDAVNNGQI is encoded by the coding sequence ATGAGCAAAGAAAAAACTTTAACTGCTGAAAGAGTGGCGGAACTCCGTAAGAACATTGATTTATCGGATATTCCTGAAATTACGGACTTTTCCGGTTTTAAGCCTCGATACCCTGAATACTTCAAGCCAAAAAGAGAGCAAGTATCAATCAGATTGAGCAAATATCTTATTGACCACTTTAGAGCAATGGGAAAAGGTTGGCAAACAAAGGTAAATGATTTCTTAATGGATGCCGTCAACAACGGACAAATTTAA
- a CDS encoding amidohydrolase family protein, with amino-acid sequence MSQTQFVVKGDFISAVTKDRLVAHPNAYALCENGRIIDFVTALPEGSWEHVPCFDFSDMLIVPACVDLHVHAPQYAFRGMGMELELIDWLNTYTFPEEAKYADADYALQSYRLFTDDLEASPSCRAVIFGTIHNSGNRVLADLLKAKKMQCLVGKVNMDRNAPDYLCETAESSFAATQAFVDSFKNDDTVAPIITPRFVPSCTPALMDNLGKLAATRHLPIQSHLSENKKEIAWVKELHPECKNYAEVYDRYGLLTDKTILAHCVHPTDAEIELLIRRGTYIAHCPESNINLTSGIAPIARLLDAGVHIGLGSDVAAGSQLSLFKAMMAALQVSKMRRYFYEGERALSVSEALYLGTKGGGSFFGDTGSFEKNFWFDAVVIDDTQLSVRTDFSVEQRLERALYLTERHNMVAKFVQGRCVWDKREEI; translated from the coding sequence ATGAGTCAGACACAGTTTGTCGTTAAGGGTGATTTTATATCAGCCGTAACAAAAGACCGTCTTGTAGCGCATCCGAATGCGTATGCGCTTTGCGAAAACGGAAGAATAATCGATTTTGTTACCGCATTGCCGGAAGGATCATGGGAGCATGTCCCCTGTTTTGATTTTTCCGATATGCTTATCGTGCCTGCCTGTGTTGACTTACACGTTCATGCGCCGCAGTATGCGTTCCGTGGCATGGGGATGGAGCTTGAGCTCATCGATTGGCTGAATACCTATACTTTTCCCGAAGAAGCGAAATATGCCGATGCGGATTACGCTTTGCAGAGCTATCGGCTTTTTACCGATGACCTTGAAGCGAGTCCGTCCTGCCGCGCGGTAATCTTCGGTACCATTCATAACAGTGGCAACCGTGTGTTGGCGGATTTACTAAAAGCTAAAAAGATGCAGTGCCTCGTCGGCAAGGTGAATATGGATCGGAATGCGCCCGACTACTTATGCGAAACGGCGGAATCTTCTTTTGCCGCGACCCAAGCCTTTGTTGATTCATTTAAAAATGATGATACCGTTGCTCCTATTATAACGCCCCGCTTTGTACCTTCGTGTACGCCCGCTTTAATGGATAATCTCGGCAAGTTGGCAGCAACCCGGCACTTGCCTATACAGAGCCACCTTTCGGAAAATAAAAAAGAAATCGCATGGGTGAAGGAACTTCATCCCGAATGCAAAAACTATGCTGAGGTATACGACCGCTACGGTCTTTTAACCGATAAAACCATTCTCGCTCATTGTGTGCATCCTACCGACGCAGAAATAGAATTGCTGATTCGGCGCGGCACGTATATTGCGCATTGTCCCGAATCAAATATCAATTTAACCAGCGGCATTGCCCCGATCGCGCGTCTTTTGGATGCGGGCGTTCATATCGGGCTCGGCTCAGATGTGGCTGCCGGTTCTCAACTATCTCTTTTTAAGGCGATGATGGCAGCGCTTCAAGTTTCAAAAATGCGGCGGTATTTTTATGAAGGAGAGCGCGCACTTTCCGTATCGGAGGCCTTATACCTTGGAACGAAAGGCGGCGGTTCCTTCTTCGGCGATACCGGCAGCTTTGAAAAAAACTTCTGGTTCGATGCGGTAGTGATCGATGATACGCAGTTGAGTGTACGTACCGATTTTTCCGTTGAGCAGCGGCTGGAACGTGCGCTCTATTTGACGGAACGGCACAACATGGTTGCAAAATTCGTACAAGGCCGTTGCGTATGGGATAAACGGGAGGAGATATAA
- the ade gene encoding adenine deaminase has product MDEKRFIDIAAGRVKADLVLKNAFVLNVFTKEFIKQDVAIADGYIAGVGQYEGVVEKDLTGKFVCPGLIDAHLHIESTMASPRNFARQALRCGTTAVIADPHEIANVAGVDGILYMLEDARKAVFAGTNQPLVSIYFMIPSCVPATDFEHTGGAITVYDIEKLLDEPNVLGLGEMMNYPAVICGDEAVLKKISAAREKKKICDGHAPCVRGRDLQAYCAAGIRTDHECASYDEAFEKLQQGMYILIREGSSAQDLEPIVRGMLEHKTDTSRFAFCTDDKKMSDILANGHINNNVRKAVSLGLSPEDALCMASFHAAQCYGLSGRGAIAPRHYADIVVFDNITDFSINSVYKAGIEVSSVPMAQETESAAADEPSSFSIQRITDSVHVVPVSRSAFSADHFMPSGSDNFHVIGMQRGTLFTKHLVFPRQECAEMLKDGKLCYLAVLERHKNTGNIGRALLHGYGVSNGAIASSIGHDSHNIIVAGSNAADMHRAVEEVIDMKGGVAVVQNGTVLSKFALPIAGLMSAMEPVQLADCIHDAAEKAHTIGVYPEVEPLIGLSFLALPVIPELKLTDSGLFDVVKFQFI; this is encoded by the coding sequence ATGGATGAAAAAAGGTTTATCGATATTGCGGCAGGGCGGGTAAAAGCCGATCTGGTGTTAAAAAACGCTTTTGTGCTTAATGTGTTTACCAAAGAGTTTATTAAACAGGATGTTGCGATAGCGGACGGCTATATCGCCGGAGTCGGACAGTACGAAGGCGTTGTAGAAAAAGATTTAACCGGCAAGTTCGTGTGCCCTGGGCTTATCGATGCGCACCTACACATTGAGTCCACGATGGCGTCCCCGCGGAATTTTGCTCGGCAGGCGCTCCGCTGCGGTACTACCGCCGTTATTGCCGACCCGCACGAAATTGCCAACGTCGCGGGCGTTGACGGTATTCTCTATATGCTGGAGGATGCGCGGAAGGCGGTGTTTGCCGGTACGAACCAGCCGCTTGTTTCCATCTATTTTATGATTCCTTCCTGCGTGCCCGCTACCGACTTTGAACACACCGGCGGCGCTATTACCGTGTACGATATAGAAAAACTGTTAGATGAGCCGAACGTACTCGGCCTCGGAGAGATGATGAATTATCCTGCAGTCATCTGTGGGGATGAAGCCGTATTGAAAAAGATATCTGCAGCTCGGGAAAAGAAAAAGATATGCGACGGTCATGCGCCGTGCGTGCGCGGCCGAGATTTACAGGCATACTGCGCCGCCGGTATCCGTACCGATCACGAATGCGCATCCTACGACGAAGCGTTCGAAAAATTGCAGCAGGGAATGTACATCCTGATACGCGAAGGCTCTTCCGCGCAGGATTTGGAGCCTATCGTACGCGGTATGCTGGAGCATAAAACCGATACAAGCCGCTTTGCGTTCTGTACCGACGATAAAAAAATGAGCGACATTTTAGCGAACGGACATATCAATAATAATGTACGCAAAGCGGTGTCGCTCGGGTTATCACCGGAAGATGCGCTGTGTATGGCAAGCTTCCATGCGGCGCAGTGTTACGGTTTGAGCGGCAGGGGGGCTATCGCTCCGCGCCACTATGCGGATATTGTCGTATTTGATAATATAACGGACTTTTCAATCAATTCGGTGTATAAGGCCGGTATCGAAGTTTCTTCCGTTCCTATGGCGCAAGAAACGGAATCGGCGGCGGCAGACGAACCGTCTTCGTTCTCCATTCAACGGATTACCGACAGCGTGCACGTTGTTCCCGTATCTCGGAGCGCCTTTAGCGCCGACCATTTTATGCCGTCGGGTTCCGATAATTTCCATGTTATCGGAATGCAGCGGGGAACCCTTTTTACGAAACATTTGGTGTTTCCGCGGCAGGAATGCGCCGAGATGCTCAAAGACGGCAAGCTCTGCTATTTGGCGGTGCTGGAGCGGCACAAGAACACCGGCAATATCGGCCGCGCGTTGCTGCACGGTTATGGAGTGTCGAACGGAGCCATCGCGTCGAGTATCGGGCATGATTCTCACAATATCATCGTAGCCGGTTCCAATGCGGCTGATATGCACCGTGCCGTAGAAGAAGTAATCGATATGAAAGGCGGCGTGGCTGTTGTACAAAACGGCACGGTGCTCAGCAAGTTTGCATTGCCGATTGCCGGTTTGATGAGCGCTATGGAACCGGTGCAGCTCGCCGACTGTATTCACGACGCAGCCGAGAAAGCGCATACTATCGGCGTATACCCCGAAGTAGAACCGCTGATCGGATTGTCGTTCCTTGCGCTGCCGGTTATCCCCGAATTAAAATTGACGGATTCCGGTTTGTTCGATGTAGTAAAATTTCAGTTTATATAG
- the xdhA gene encoding xanthine dehydrogenase subunit XdhA has product MIVGKAVPRVDAYDKVTGRAKYVDDYFHSDFLVAKVLHSTIANGLVKKIDTSAAEKIPGVVKIVTCFDVPDICFPTAGHPWSTEAAHQDIADRKLLNRRVRYYGDDIAAVIAEDNVAAERALKAITVEYEEYPPILDVHQAMSPEATVLHEAFPGNVLKHTVFSVGEYEETPDDPDTIMVEGDYAVSPISHCHIENPGSYAYMKGGKIIVVSSTQLPHICRRICGQALGIDWGKIRVIKPYIGGGFGNKQDILYEPLNAYLCTVVGGRCVQLSVSREETFMCTRTRHAMEFHMKTTVRKSDGRFISRKMLCYSTKGGYASHGHAITANASNEFKQLYSAEKGIISEAYSVFTNHITAGAMRAYGIPQADFALESFMDDMALKLNMDPIDLRLKNCMREGYEDPVTKIRANSDGLYQCLQKGREVFHWDELRKKYANQTGPVRRGVGVACFNYKTGVYPISLETASARIMLNQDGSIQIQMGATEIGQGADTVFCQMAAEVLSLPMDKVYIFSEQDTDVSPYDSAAYASRQTYVSGKAIKKTAESLKRKILDYAAWMLDMKADELDLQHEKIIVRSTGEERLTLEEVAMESCYSMKESNHLSAEETSHCTDNCFSFGATFVEIEVDIPVGKIKVLNILNLHDSGTLINPQLAAAQVHGGMGMGIGAATAEQMLYDNKGKLLNGNLLDYKLPTAMDLPDLHELFIENADPTGPFGNKSLGEPPIISQPPAIRNALLHATGVAINKLPLNPQRLFEAFSESGLLKEVI; this is encoded by the coding sequence ATGATAGTTGGAAAAGCGGTGCCCCGTGTCGATGCTTACGATAAGGTAACCGGCAGGGCAAAGTATGTAGACGATTATTTTCACAGTGATTTTTTAGTTGCAAAGGTATTGCACAGTACCATCGCGAACGGACTGGTAAAAAAGATCGATACGAGCGCTGCGGAGAAAATTCCCGGCGTGGTTAAGATTGTTACCTGTTTTGATGTACCGGACATTTGTTTTCCGACTGCGGGACACCCGTGGTCTACCGAGGCGGCGCATCAGGATATTGCCGACCGCAAGCTGCTCAACAGAAGAGTACGGTATTACGGCGATGATATTGCTGCCGTTATTGCGGAAGATAATGTGGCCGCCGAACGCGCGTTAAAGGCTATCACCGTTGAATATGAAGAATATCCTCCTATTCTGGACGTGCATCAAGCGATGTCCCCCGAAGCGACCGTGTTACACGAAGCGTTCCCGGGCAATGTGCTGAAGCATACGGTGTTTAGCGTAGGCGAGTATGAAGAAACGCCGGATGATCCCGATACTATCATGGTTGAAGGCGATTATGCGGTATCTCCTATTTCTCACTGTCATATCGAAAATCCCGGTTCTTATGCCTACATGAAGGGCGGCAAAATTATTGTAGTTTCTTCCACACAGCTGCCCCATATCTGCCGCCGTATCTGCGGACAGGCGCTCGGTATCGACTGGGGAAAAATACGGGTTATCAAGCCGTATATCGGTGGCGGCTTCGGCAACAAGCAGGATATCTTGTATGAGCCGCTAAATGCCTACCTTTGTACGGTGGTCGGCGGACGGTGCGTACAGCTGTCTGTTTCGCGGGAAGAGACCTTTATGTGTACCCGCACGCGCCATGCAATGGAATTCCACATGAAGACAACAGTGCGGAAGTCGGACGGCAGGTTCATTTCGCGCAAAATGCTCTGCTACTCCACAAAGGGCGGTTACGCTTCACACGGACACGCCATTACCGCGAATGCCTCCAACGAGTTTAAGCAGCTCTATTCGGCGGAAAAGGGAATCATTTCCGAAGCGTATTCCGTGTTTACCAATCATATTACCGCAGGGGCTATGCGCGCGTATGGGATTCCGCAAGCGGATTTTGCCCTTGAATCTTTTATGGATGATATGGCGCTCAAACTGAATATGGATCCTATCGATTTGCGGCTCAAGAACTGTATGCGGGAAGGGTACGAAGATCCCGTTACAAAGATTAGAGCAAACTCGGATGGGCTCTATCAATGCTTGCAGAAAGGCCGCGAGGTGTTCCACTGGGATGAGCTGCGGAAAAAGTATGCAAATCAAACAGGGCCGGTGCGCCGCGGTGTCGGAGTTGCCTGCTTTAACTACAAAACCGGCGTTTACCCCATCTCGCTCGAAACCGCCTCCGCCCGTATCATGCTCAATCAGGACGGCAGTATTCAAATTCAGATGGGGGCGACGGAAATAGGGCAGGGCGCCGATACGGTGTTCTGCCAGATGGCTGCCGAAGTGCTTTCGCTGCCGATGGATAAGGTCTATATTTTCTCCGAACAGGATACCGATGTCAGCCCGTACGACAGTGCAGCTTATGCTTCTCGTCAAACATACGTGAGCGGTAAGGCGATTAAAAAAACTGCCGAATCGCTTAAACGAAAGATATTGGACTATGCGGCGTGGATGCTCGATATGAAGGCCGATGAACTTGATCTGCAGCATGAAAAAATTATTGTCCGCAGTACCGGTGAAGAGCGGCTCACCTTGGAAGAGGTCGCAATGGAAAGCTGTTACAGTATGAAGGAATCCAATCATCTCAGTGCGGAAGAAACGTCGCATTGTACCGATAACTGCTTCTCGTTCGGTGCAACCTTTGTTGAGATTGAGGTTGATATCCCTGTCGGCAAAATCAAGGTACTGAATATTTTGAACCTGCACGACAGCGGTACGCTTATCAATCCGCAGTTGGCGGCAGCTCAAGTACACGGCGGCATGGGAATGGGAATCGGCGCTGCAACTGCCGAACAGATGCTTTACGATAATAAAGGCAAGCTGCTGAACGGGAATCTTTTGGATTATAAGCTGCCGACGGCGATGGATCTTCCCGACTTACACGAGCTGTTTATCGAAAATGCCGATCCTACCGGCCCCTTCGGGAATAAATCTTTAGGCGAACCGCCGATTATTTCGCAGCCGCCGGCAATCCGCAACGCGCTGCTCCATGCAACCGGTGTCGCCATTAACAAGCTGCCGCTTAATCCTCAGCGGCTTTTTGAAGCGTTCAGCGAAAGCGGGCTGCTGAAGGAGGTGATCTAA
- the xdhB gene encoding xanthine dehydrogenase subunit XdhB codes for MYDMESFYQATSIADAVSALVRTENPVILAGGTDVLIQMREGKLAGRNVVSIFGIPELRGVSIDEEGTIRIRPLTVFSELTGSPIVQKHLPMLGYAADQVGGPQIRNMGTAGGNISNGVTSADTAPSQQCYNSVVEITGPDGVRLVPVQEFYVSAGKVVLQKGELVTSFLIKKKDYEGFTGDYIKYAMRNAMDIANLSCASLVKTKRENGALKIDEVRMCFGVAAPVPLRCKNTEAFLTGKEINDALYEGLQEVLLTDINPRDSWRASKAFRVNTAKQIAVRSLRKAVERQEV; via the coding sequence ATGTACGATATGGAAAGTTTTTATCAAGCGACATCAATCGCCGATGCCGTAAGCGCCTTAGTCCGTACCGAAAATCCGGTTATTCTTGCCGGCGGCACCGACGTGCTGATTCAAATGCGGGAAGGTAAACTTGCCGGACGGAATGTCGTGTCTATTTTCGGCATCCCCGAATTGCGCGGTGTGAGCATAGACGAGGAAGGTACGATCCGCATCCGTCCGCTGACGGTCTTTAGCGAATTAACCGGAAGCCCCATCGTGCAAAAGCACTTACCGATGCTCGGCTATGCGGCCGATCAAGTAGGTGGGCCTCAAATACGGAATATGGGAACCGCAGGTGGGAACATCTCTAACGGTGTAACCAGCGCCGACACCGCGCCGAGCCAGCAATGCTATAACTCGGTTGTCGAAATTACCGGCCCGGATGGAGTGCGGTTGGTTCCCGTGCAGGAATTTTACGTATCCGCCGGAAAGGTCGTACTGCAAAAAGGCGAGTTGGTAACCTCATTCCTCATTAAAAAGAAGGACTACGAAGGCTTTACCGGCGATTACATCAAGTATGCGATGCGTAATGCGATGGATATTGCGAACTTGAGCTGCGCTTCCCTTGTAAAAACCAAACGGGAAAATGGCGCCTTAAAAATCGATGAGGTGCGTATGTGCTTCGGCGTTGCCGCTCCGGTACCGCTGCGTTGTAAAAATACCGAGGCTTTTTTGACCGGTAAAGAAATCAATGATGCATTATATGAAGGCTTGCAGGAAGTGCTTCTCACGGATATCAATCCCCGTGACTCGTGGCGCGCGTCAAAAGCGTTCAGAGTTAATACCGCCAAGCAAATAGCGGTGCGATCTTTACGGAAAGCTGTCGAGCGGCAGGAGGTGTAA
- the xdhC gene encoding xanthine dehydrogenase subunit XdhC: MLKIISMKVNGKQRELAVDVRESLADALRNRLALTSVKKGCEVGECGACTVLIDGVSVDSCIYLAVWADGKSILTVEGLQGENGELNPIQQAFIDEAAVQCGFCTPGLILTAVEIVGSGKLYTREELRKLISGHLCRCTGYENILRAVEKAMKQNLENLEQMKKAGA, encoded by the coding sequence ATGTTAAAAATTATTAGTATGAAGGTAAACGGGAAGCAACGCGAGCTTGCCGTTGATGTTCGGGAATCGCTTGCCGACGCGCTTCGCAATAGGCTTGCGTTGACCAGTGTTAAAAAAGGCTGCGAAGTAGGGGAGTGCGGCGCCTGTACCGTGTTGATAGACGGAGTGTCCGTCGATAGCTGTATTTACCTTGCAGTATGGGCGGACGGTAAGAGTATTTTGACGGTTGAAGGCTTGCAGGGTGAAAACGGAGAACTCAATCCGATACAACAGGCCTTTATCGATGAAGCGGCGGTTCAATGCGGCTTCTGTACTCCCGGGCTTATTTTGACGGCGGTAGAAATTGTCGGCAGCGGAAAGCTGTATACACGGGAGGAGCTGCGTAAGCTTATCTCCGGACACCTCTGCCGCTGCACCGGCTACGAAAACATTCTCCGCGCTGTTGAAAAAGCGATGAAGCAAAATCTTGAAAACCTTGAACAAATGAAAAAGGCAGGCGCGTAA
- a CDS encoding ZinT/AdcA family metal-binding protein → MLPKKHIVYGAAVLLLAVFFTGCKSTSAAVKLEAGNELSAWKGEWQSFSAISGATQLNDAYRMQAEKMPYYTEDGLKAAVSKMFATPIVKAKFDGSNTVLFTVMDKDGNEKQIPCEYRYTGMKPMQGVEGHSWYAFEAIKPVQGLAEAQYFIIVPPHRDSEDSLLHWHARFGSRDIKSLVESDPLWWPTYADTAVSNENLLKEITDTIKEVAEMLPKAPLMPYTGKWVNTALIYDDPRPAVQEAYTKLIKEFSGKKDGSDFTKEEIIMIAKKSYGTASDFTHLEFITDNDKNEMVVWKGDTELSRVAYSRDGANKLRAMANAFVASDRQKAGKFAFLSMTTPHGSPAHMHVWYGMKPSEIEKTDGKKPTCIPADSSEELVAKRVLDTCRKLLKEATK, encoded by the coding sequence ATGTTACCTAAAAAACATATCGTATACGGAGCGGCAGTATTGCTGCTTGCCGTATTTTTTACCGGATGTAAATCGACATCCGCGGCTGTAAAGCTCGAAGCGGGAAATGAACTTTCTGCGTGGAAGGGTGAATGGCAATCCTTTAGCGCGATTTCCGGCGCAACTCAGCTGAACGACGCATATAGAATGCAAGCGGAAAAGATGCCGTACTATACCGAAGACGGATTAAAGGCAGCGGTTTCCAAGATGTTTGCAACGCCTATCGTAAAAGCAAAGTTTGACGGTTCCAACACCGTACTGTTTACCGTAATGGACAAAGACGGCAATGAAAAACAAATTCCGTGCGAATACCGTTATACCGGAATGAAACCCATGCAAGGGGTTGAAGGCCATTCATGGTATGCATTTGAGGCGATCAAACCGGTGCAGGGCTTAGCGGAAGCGCAATATTTTATTATCGTACCTCCGCATCGAGATTCCGAAGACAGCTTATTGCACTGGCATGCACGGTTCGGCAGCAGAGACATTAAGTCGCTGGTAGAAAGCGATCCGCTCTGGTGGCCGACCTACGCCGATACGGCAGTCTCGAACGAAAACCTGTTAAAAGAAATAACCGATACGATTAAGGAAGTTGCGGAGATGTTGCCGAAAGCGCCCCTTATGCCGTATACGGGTAAATGGGTCAACACTGCACTGATCTACGACGATCCGCGTCCTGCCGTTCAGGAAGCATATACAAAGCTCATTAAAGAATTTTCCGGCAAGAAAGACGGCAGCGACTTTACCAAAGAAGAAATCATTATGATAGCGAAGAAAAGCTACGGCACCGCTTCTGACTTCACCCATCTTGAGTTTATTACCGACAACGATAAAAACGAAATGGTTGTATGGAAGGGTGATACCGAACTTTCGAGAGTTGCTTACAGCCGCGACGGCGCCAATAAACTGCGCGCTATGGCAAATGCATTTGTTGCATCCGACCGGCAAAAAGCGGGAAAATTCGCCTTTTTATCGATGACGACACCGCACGGCAGTCCCGCACACATGCATGTATGGTACGGTATGAAGCCGAGCGAAATCGAAAAGACGGACGGTAAAAAGCCGACCTGTATTCCGGCAGACAGCTCTGAAGAACTGGTCGCAAAGCGCGTACTCGATACATGTCGTAAGCTTTTAAAAGAGGCAACAAAATAA